In Halarcobacter bivalviorum, a genomic segment contains:
- the hisF gene encoding imidazole glycerol phosphate synthase subunit HisF, whose protein sequence is MSYFAKRIIPCLDVKDGRVVKGVNFVGLRDAGDPVEVAKRYNNEGADEITFLDITASHENRDTIVDIVKDVAKEVFIPLTVGGGIRKLDDIYKLLNVGCDKVSVNSSAVVNPDFIDEGAKRFGSQCIVVAIDVKKVADGSYHVFVKGGREDTGIDAIAWAKEVYNRGAGEILLTSMDTDGAKTGFELEITSKISSIVDIPVIASGGAGTMEHIKEAFDCGASAALAASIFHFKEIDIMELKHYLRENNIPVRI, encoded by the coding sequence TTGAGTTATTTTGCAAAAAGAATCATACCTTGCTTAGATGTAAAAGATGGAAGAGTAGTAAAAGGAGTAAACTTCGTTGGTCTTAGAGATGCTGGAGACCCCGTAGAAGTTGCTAAAAGATACAATAATGAAGGTGCAGATGAAATCACATTTTTAGATATTACTGCAAGCCACGAAAATAGAGATACTATTGTTGACATTGTAAAAGATGTTGCAAAAGAGGTATTTATTCCACTAACTGTTGGTGGAGGAATTAGAAAGCTTGATGATATTTATAAATTACTAAATGTAGGTTGTGATAAGGTTTCTGTAAACTCTTCAGCTGTTGTTAATCCAGATTTTATTGATGAAGGGGCAAAAAGATTTGGTAGTCAATGCATAGTTGTTGCTATTGATGTAAAAAAAGTTGCTGATGGTTCTTATCATGTTTTTGTAAAAGGTGGAAGAGAAGATACTGGAATTGACGCAATTGCTTGGGCAAAAGAAGTTTACAATAGAGGTGCAGGTGAAATCCTACTTACATCAATGGACACTGATGGAGCTAAGACAGGATTTGAGCTTGAAATTACATCAAAAATCTCTTCAATAGTTGATATCCCTGTTATTGCAAGTGGTGGAGCTGGAACAATGGAGCATATTAAAGAAGCTTTTGATTGTGGAGCTAGTGCCGCATTAGCAGCATCAATTTTTCACTTTAAAGAAATTGATATTATGGAATTAAAACACTATTTAAGAGAAAATAATATACCCGTAAGGATTTAA
- a CDS encoding SIMPL domain-containing protein, whose protein sequence is MKYLVLMLLPIYLFSFEINFNKKFSKSLPQDTLTTYLSVVVTAESEKEVNERLKKFNKKIKSYNKVEKDHGSLNVRPEYRTSKNAPKITGYRGELRYKVSSDKASDINEFINEVIELKEKRETNVVISNLSWTIKDSAFDIANDILRLEAINWANTYAKNLSEDLKLECKVKNISVNNSYFRPMAKMAYSNAEMSDEKIAVPESNKEDISINPSFVMECK, encoded by the coding sequence ATGAAATACTTAGTTTTAATGTTATTACCAATTTATCTGTTTTCTTTTGAGATTAATTTTAATAAAAAATTCTCAAAAAGTTTACCACAAGATACTCTTACAACATATCTATCTGTTGTTGTTACAGCAGAAAGTGAAAAAGAAGTAAATGAAAGACTTAAAAAATTTAATAAAAAAATAAAGTCTTATAATAAAGTAGAAAAAGATCATGGTTCTCTTAATGTAAGACCAGAATATAGGACTTCTAAAAATGCTCCTAAAATTACTGGATATAGAGGAGAATTAAGATATAAAGTTAGTTCAGATAAAGCAAGTGATATTAATGAATTTATAAATGAAGTTATTGAACTTAAAGAAAAAAGAGAAACTAATGTAGTAATTAGTAATCTTAGTTGGACAATAAAAGATAGTGCTTTTGATATTGCAAATGATATTTTAAGATTAGAAGCAATTAACTGGGCAAATACATATGCAAAAAATCTTTCTGAAGATTTAAAGCTTGAATGTAAAGTAAAAAATATTTCAGTTAATAATTCATATTTTAGACCTATGGCAAAAATGGCTTATTCAAATGCAGAAATGTCAGATGAAAAAATTGCTGTTCCAGAATCAAATAAAGAAGATATTTCTATAAATCCTTCTTTTGTAATGGAGTGTAAATAG
- a CDS encoding purine-nucleoside phosphorylase: MIICAGRNETFNFAQEMGVGLIETAINLTRQCLFDKPDFLLFIGSAGSYGNHKIFDIVESKRASNIELSFLEDNSYTPLDNVLESENKMVRNDTIINSSNYISKNFELAKNFNEYGIACENMEFFSVLQVAREFEIPVAGIFVITNYTNETAHEDFIKNHKEAMKKLTSYLIEKQIIK, translated from the coding sequence ATGATAATTTGTGCAGGAAGAAATGAAACTTTTAACTTTGCACAGGAAATGGGAGTAGGATTAATTGAAACAGCAATTAATCTTACTCGACAATGTCTTTTTGATAAACCTGACTTTTTACTTTTTATTGGAAGTGCAGGAAGTTATGGAAATCATAAAATATTTGATATCGTTGAATCAAAAAGAGCTTCTAATATTGAATTATCATTTTTAGAAGATAATTCATATACCCCTCTTGATAATGTTTTAGAGTCTGAAAATAAAATGGTTAGAAATGATACTATCATAAACTCATCTAACTATATCTCAAAAAATTTTGAACTAGCAAAGAACTTTAATGAGTATGGAATTGCTTGCGAAAATATGGAGTTCTTTTCTGTTCTTCAAGTTGCAAGAGAGTTTGAAATTCCAGTAGCTGGAATTTTTGTAATCACTAACTATACAAATGAAACTGCCCATGAAGATTTTATTAAAAATCATAAAGAGGCAATGAAAAAATTAACATCATACCTAATTGAGAAACAGATTATAAAATAA
- the gltX gene encoding glutamate--tRNA ligase, whose translation MAITRFAPSPTGYLHIGGLRTALYSYLWARKTNGEFRLRIEDTDTQRNNEDAMKAIIEAFDWVGLSYDGEVEYQSKRVDIYKKYIQQLLDEGKAYNCYMSKEELDALREEQMANKQTPRYDGTWRPEEGKTLPAIPEGVEPVVRIKAPSDGVITFIDGVKSIMNFDCSEVDDFVIARSNGMPTYNFVVAIDDALMGMTDVIRGDDHLTNTPKQIVIYEALGFDVPKFYHVPMINNPSGKKLSKRDGAMDVMEYKRRGYLPEALLNFLVRLGWSNKDQEIFSMKEMLELFDPTNINKSASSYNEEKLLWLNAHYIKNVSNERLAKELEFFDCHLEGHDKKEMLLDLCKERAQTLVELKEAISVILDVPTEYEAKGSKKFVKENTIKVLESYVQLLEENKNSLHLACDYELITKPFIEEFELKFPQLFQPIRIALTGGTQAPSVYDIMAILGFEETKTRINNAINANFGKED comes from the coding sequence ATGGCAATTACAAGATTTGCTCCAAGTCCAACTGGATATTTACATATTGGTGGTTTAAGAACTGCACTTTATAGTTATCTTTGGGCAAGAAAAACAAATGGAGAATTCAGATTAAGAATTGAAGATACTGATACTCAAAGAAATAATGAAGATGCAATGAAAGCAATAATTGAAGCTTTCGATTGGGTTGGATTATCTTATGATGGTGAAGTAGAATATCAATCAAAAAGAGTGGATATCTATAAAAAATATATTCAACAACTTTTAGATGAAGGTAAAGCATACAACTGTTATATGAGTAAAGAAGAGCTTGATGCTTTAAGAGAAGAGCAAATGGCTAATAAACAAACTCCTAGGTATGACGGAACATGGAGACCTGAAGAGGGAAAAACTCTTCCTGCTATTCCTGAAGGTGTTGAGCCAGTAGTTAGAATTAAAGCTCCAAGTGATGGTGTAATAACTTTTATTGATGGTGTTAAATCAATTATGAATTTTGATTGTTCTGAAGTTGACGACTTTGTAATTGCTAGGTCAAATGGAATGCCTACTTATAACTTTGTTGTTGCAATTGATGATGCTCTAATGGGAATGACAGATGTAATTAGAGGAGATGATCACTTAACAAATACTCCAAAACAAATTGTAATTTATGAAGCATTAGGATTTGATGTTCCAAAGTTTTATCATGTTCCAATGATTAATAACCCCTCTGGTAAAAAACTATCTAAAAGAGATGGTGCTATGGATGTAATGGAATATAAAAGAAGAGGATACCTTCCAGAAGCTTTATTAAACTTTCTTGTTAGACTTGGATGGTCAAATAAAGACCAAGAAATTTTTTCAATGAAAGAGATGCTTGAATTATTTGATCCAACAAATATTAATAAATCTGCTTCATCATATAATGAAGAAAAACTTTTATGGCTAAATGCTCATTATATTAAAAATGTATCAAATGAGAGATTAGCAAAAGAGTTAGAATTTTTTGATTGTCATCTTGAAGGTCATGATAAAAAAGAGATGCTATTAGATTTATGTAAAGAGAGAGCTCAAACATTAGTTGAGTTAAAAGAAGCAATTTCTGTAATTTTAGATGTTCCAACTGAGTATGAAGCAAAGGGTTCTAAAAAATTTGTAAAAGAAAATACAATTAAAGTATTAGAGAGTTATGTTCAACTTTTAGAAGAAAATAAAAATTCTCTACATTTAGCTTGTGATTATGAATTAATCACAAAACCATTTATTGAAGAATTTGAATTAAAATTCCCTCAACTTTTCCAACCAATTAGAATTGCTCTTACAGGAGGAACACAAGCACCTTCAGTATATGATATTATGGCAATTTTAGGGTTTGAAGAGACAAAAACAAGAATAAATAATGCAATAAATGCAAATTTTGGCAAAGAGGATTAA
- a CDS encoding RNA recognition motif domain-containing protein, translating into MNIYVGNLSYRMNDSELEKVFAEFGEVKSAKVIVDRETGRSKGFGFVEMADAASGAEAIEKLNGNDCEGRTLRVNEAKPREERPRRQF; encoded by the coding sequence ATGAACATTTATGTTGGAAATCTATCATATAGAATGAATGATAGTGAATTAGAAAAGGTTTTCGCTGAATTCGGTGAAGTTAAAAGTGCAAAAGTAATCGTAGATAGAGAAACTGGAAGATCTAAAGGTTTCGGATTTGTTGAAATGGCAGATGCTGCATCTGGTGCAGAGGCTATTGAAAAATTAAATGGTAACGATTGCGAAGGTAGAACTTTAAGAGTTAACGAAGCAAAACCAAGAGAAGAGAGACCAAGAAGACAATTCTAG
- a CDS encoding ribonuclease J: protein MEKNEVNELQQEKKEQQPRKQTTTNKQNQNPSSEKKVYNKRRKPNNRAKTNTNTATKNWLTDLKKAHIINEKSHKNRLNPHNKLNLNTNAKIRITPLGGLGEIGGNMMVIETEKSAIIVDVGMSFPDEDMHGVDILIPDFTYIRDIKDKIEAVIITHGHEDHIGAMPYLFKEMQFPIYGTSLPLEMIGSKFDEHKMKEYRKLFRPIEKRIPIKIGDFEIEWIHITHSIIDSSSLAITTEAGTIIHTGDFKIDHTPIDGFPTDLHRFAHYGEKGVLLLMSDSTNSHSVGFTKSEKTVGPTFDRLFASSKGRVIMSTFSSNIHRVAQAIEHGLKYGRKICVIGRSMEKNLEIAMSLGYIKFPRDQFIEAHEVNKYEDKEVLIVTTGSQGESMSALYRMSIHEHRHIKIKPGDQIILSAKAIPGNEASVSGIINHLLKAGAQVAYQDFSEIHVSGHAAQEEQKLMIRLVKPKFFMPIHGEYNHALKHAKTGIDCGVLERNTYIMSDGEQVEVSPKYLKKVKSVKTGKVYIDNQMNHKIADDIVIDRQTMANEGVVMIVAQINANDRKMENRPRVTSFGLVPNKQDRFFAKEIEDILETFLTNAKDGVFKNNRYLEDELRKVVRKHCFRKYKKYPMIVPTIFVQ from the coding sequence ATGGAAAAGAACGAAGTTAACGAATTACAACAAGAAAAAAAAGAACAACAACCAAGAAAACAGACTACTACAAACAAACAAAATCAAAACCCAAGTTCTGAAAAAAAAGTTTATAATAAAAGAAGAAAGCCAAACAATAGAGCTAAAACAAATACTAATACAGCTACAAAAAATTGGCTTACTGACTTAAAAAAAGCTCATATTATTAATGAGAAGTCTCATAAAAATAGGTTAAACCCACACAATAAATTAAATCTAAATACGAATGCAAAGATTAGAATTACTCCTCTTGGTGGTTTAGGTGAAATTGGTGGAAATATGATGGTAATTGAAACAGAGAAGAGTGCAATTATTGTTGATGTAGGTATGAGTTTCCCTGATGAGGATATGCATGGAGTTGATATCTTAATCCCTGATTTTACTTATATTAGAGATATTAAAGATAAGATTGAAGCTGTAATTATTACTCACGGACACGAAGATCATATTGGAGCAATGCCATATCTTTTTAAAGAGATGCAATTTCCTATTTATGGTACATCATTACCATTAGAGATGATTGGTTCTAAATTTGATGAACATAAAATGAAAGAGTATAGAAAACTATTTAGACCAATTGAAAAAAGAATTCCTATAAAAATAGGAGATTTTGAAATTGAATGGATTCATATTACGCACTCGATTATTGATTCGTCTTCTTTAGCTATTACTACTGAAGCTGGAACAATTATCCATACAGGTGATTTTAAAATAGACCATACTCCAATTGATGGATTTCCAACAGATTTACATAGATTTGCACATTACGGAGAGAAGGGTGTACTATTATTAATGTCTGACTCTACAAACTCTCACTCTGTAGGTTTCACTAAATCTGAAAAAACTGTAGGACCAACTTTTGATAGATTATTTGCTTCTTCTAAAGGAAGAGTTATTATGTCTACTTTTTCTTCAAATATTCATAGGGTTGCACAAGCTATTGAGCATGGATTAAAATATGGAAGAAAAATCTGTGTTATTGGTAGATCAATGGAAAAAAACTTAGAAATAGCAATGAGCTTAGGTTATATAAAATTTCCTAGAGATCAATTTATTGAAGCACATGAAGTAAATAAATATGAAGATAAAGAGGTTCTTATTGTAACTACAGGAAGCCAAGGTGAATCAATGTCTGCACTTTATAGAATGTCAATTCATGAGCATAGACATATTAAAATTAAGCCAGGTGATCAAATTATTTTATCTGCTAAAGCTATTCCTGGAAATGAGGCAAGTGTTTCTGGAATTATTAATCATTTACTTAAAGCTGGTGCACAAGTTGCATATCAAGATTTTAGTGAAATTCATGTATCTGGACATGCTGCACAAGAAGAGCAAAAACTAATGATTAGACTTGTTAAACCTAAATTCTTTATGCCTATACATGGAGAGTATAACCACGCTTTAAAACATGCAAAAACAGGTATTGATTGTGGAGTTTTAGAAAGAAATACTTATATTATGAGTGATGGAGAGCAAGTAGAAGTTTCTCCTAAATATCTTAAAAAAGTTAAATCAGTAAAAACAGGTAAAGTATATATTGATAATCAAATGAACCATAAAATTGCTGATGATATTGTAATTGATAGACAAACAATGGCAAACGAGGGTGTTGTTATGATTGTTGCTCAAATAAATGCAAATGATAGAAAAATGGAAAATAGACCAAGAGTTACTTCTTTTGGATTAGTACCAAATAAACAAGATAGATTCTTTGCAAAAGAGATTGAAGATATCTTAGAAACATTTTTAACAAATGCAAAAGATGGTGTATTTAAAAATAATAGATATTTAGAAGATGAACTAAGAAAAGTAGTAAGAAAACACTGTTTTAGAAAATATAAAAAATATCCAATGATTGTTCCAACTATATTTGTGCAATAA
- a CDS encoding KpsF/GutQ family sugar-phosphate isomerase encodes MDFNKIASDVLEIEANELLVAANNIKDFDIEKAVDLIISCKGKLIVTGVGKSGLVGAKIAATLASTGTSSFFLHPTEAMHGDLGMIGKDDIVLAISYSGESEELIQLLPHIKRFDIPLIAMAKTKESTLGKYSDFFINISVSKEACPLDTAPTSSTTLTMAMGDALAVCLMKKRDFKKEDFASFHPGGSLGKKLFVKVSDLLRKDNLPIVSRETKLKDAIVIMSEGRLGNVLILDEEGRLSSVLSDGDLRRALMSDSFSLDCQIESISTKNPKTVQDKNILASDALRIIEEYKIQVLIVTDKDGKVEGLLHIHDLIEAGIK; translated from the coding sequence ATGGATTTTAATAAAATTGCAAGTGATGTATTAGAAATTGAAGCTAATGAGTTATTAGTTGCTGCAAATAATATCAAAGATTTTGATATAGAAAAAGCGGTTGATTTAATAATCTCTTGCAAGGGTAAGCTTATTGTAACTGGAGTAGGAAAGTCTGGTCTTGTTGGAGCAAAAATTGCTGCAACATTAGCTAGTACAGGAACTTCATCTTTTTTCTTACACCCAACAGAAGCTATGCATGGTGATTTAGGAATGATTGGTAAAGATGATATTGTTTTAGCAATCTCTTATAGTGGAGAGAGTGAAGAGTTGATACAACTTTTACCACATATTAAAAGATTTGATATTCCTTTAATTGCAATGGCCAAAACAAAGGAATCAACTTTAGGTAAATATTCAGATTTCTTTATTAATATCTCTGTTTCAAAAGAGGCTTGTCCTTTAGATACAGCACCAACATCATCTACTACTTTAACAATGGCAATGGGTGATGCCTTAGCAGTTTGTTTAATGAAAAAAAGAGATTTCAAAAAAGAGGATTTTGCCTCTTTTCATCCAGGTGGAAGTCTTGGTAAAAAACTTTTTGTAAAGGTATCTGACCTATTAAGAAAAGATAATCTTCCAATTGTTTCACGTGAAACAAAGCTAAAAGATGCCATTGTTATAATGAGTGAAGGTAGACTTGGAAATGTACTAATTTTAGATGAAGAAGGAAGATTAAGTTCAGTTCTAAGTGATGGGGATTTAAGAAGAGCACTTATGTCTGATAGTTTTTCTTTAGATTGTCAAATTGAATCAATCTCAACTAAAAATCCTAAAACAGTACAAGATAAAAATATTTTAGCTAGTGATGCATTAAGAATTATCGAAGAGTATAAAATTCAAGTACTAATAGTTACAGATAAAGATGGAAAAGTCGAAGGACTTTTACATATTCATGACCTAATTGAAGCAGGAATAAAATAA
- a CDS encoding replication-associated recombination protein A, translating into MTDLSNILRPQTLNEFVGQKHIIGKEKTLYKLIEKKEIPHLFFYGKPGTGKTTLAKIIARSINTDYYYFNATTIKIEDLRKVFDRYKNALIKPIVFIDEVHRLSKNQQEVLLPIMENYEAIIIGASTENPFFTLTNAIRSRSFLYEFKAFTKEEMEEVLKKTFNHIEYTIDNEAREYLILSSSGDARAMLNLLNFAVKIDSHITIQTLKELREYPIGDGVSSKDSHYDLASAMIKSIRGSDVDAALYYMARLIDGGESVEFITRRLVIHASEDIGNANPNALTMAVNTMMATSKIGYPESRIILAQCIIYLTSCPKSNASYMGINKALSDIQNGRILEIPKHLRDRHIGYKYPHDYGGFVEQQYLVEPLTYYESLSVGYEKTLNDWLKKIKNKDLDEGK; encoded by the coding sequence ATGACTGATTTATCAAATATATTAAGGCCTCAAACTCTAAATGAGTTTGTTGGTCAAAAACATATTATTGGAAAAGAAAAAACTTTATATAAACTAATAGAAAAAAAAGAGATTCCTCATCTTTTTTTCTATGGTAAACCAGGAACTGGGAAAACTACCCTTGCAAAAATTATTGCAAGAAGCATAAACACTGACTATTACTATTTCAATGCAACTACAATTAAAATTGAAGACTTAAGAAAGGTTTTTGATAGATATAAAAATGCCTTAATAAAACCTATTGTATTTATTGATGAAGTTCATAGATTATCAAAAAACCAACAAGAGGTTTTACTTCCTATAATGGAAAACTATGAAGCAATAATTATTGGAGCTAGTACAGAAAATCCTTTTTTTACATTAACTAATGCAATTAGATCTAGGTCTTTTTTATATGAATTCAAAGCCTTTACTAAAGAGGAGATGGAAGAGGTATTAAAAAAGACATTTAATCATATAGAATATACGATAGATAATGAGGCTAGAGAGTATTTAATCCTATCAAGTAGTGGTGATGCTAGGGCAATGCTAAACTTGCTTAATTTCGCTGTTAAAATTGATTCTCATATAACAATTCAAACCTTAAAAGAGTTAAGGGAGTATCCAATTGGGGATGGAGTTAGTTCTAAAGATAGTCATTATGATTTAGCTAGTGCTATGATTAAGTCAATTAGAGGTTCTGATGTAGATGCAGCATTATATTATATGGCAAGATTAATTGATGGTGGTGAAAGTGTAGAGTTTATAACTAGAAGATTAGTTATTCATGCAAGTGAAGATATAGGAAATGCAAATCCAAATGCTCTTACTATGGCTGTTAATACAATGATGGCTACATCAAAGATAGGATATCCTGAAAGTAGAATAATATTAGCTCAATGTATTATTTATTTAACTTCATGTCCAAAATCAAATGCATCTTATATGGGAATAAATAAAGCACTTAGTGATATTCAAAATGGTAGAATACTTGAAATTCCTAAACATTTAAGGGATAGGCATATTGGATATAAATATCCACATGACTATGGTGGTTTTGTAGAACAACAATATTTAGTTGAGCCACTAACATATTATGAGTCATTGAGTGTAGGCTATGAAAAAACACTAAATGATTGGCTAAAAAAAATTAAAAATAAAGATTTAGACGAAGGAAAATAG
- the rlmN gene encoding 23S rRNA (adenine(2503)-C(2))-methyltransferase RlmN — protein MNTIYDYTLDELKEKLKPSFRAKQVYNWLYKKYVTSYDEMKNIPADLKDNLKENYAIDILKIVKKEQSIDGSIKYLFQLHDGHTVESVLLLMKEKKVNDDGSIEKGEKYTVCISTQVGCKVGCSFCLTAKGGFVRNLLVGEIVNQIVQIKRDNNIAENKALNIVFMGMGEPLDNYKNFVHSVKIFSELDGLAISRRRQTVSTSGISTKIEKLGNEDLGIQLAISLHAVDDQLRSELIPMNKAYNIKSIIDAVRKFPVDARKKVMFEYLVIKDKNDDIKSAQELLRLLDGIKAKVNLIYFNPYPGTTYQRPQREDMIKFQEYLTNRGLLCTIRESKGLDISAACGQLKEKEANGSS, from the coding sequence ATGAATACAATCTATGATTACACATTAGATGAATTAAAAGAAAAATTAAAACCAAGCTTTAGAGCGAAACAAGTTTATAACTGGTTATATAAAAAATATGTAACTTCATATGATGAGATGAAAAATATACCAGCTGACTTAAAAGATAATTTAAAAGAAAACTATGCAATAGATATTTTAAAAATAGTAAAAAAAGAGCAAAGTATTGATGGTAGCATCAAATACCTTTTCCAACTACACGATGGACACACTGTAGAATCTGTATTATTATTAATGAAAGAGAAAAAAGTTAATGATGATGGTTCAATAGAAAAAGGTGAAAAATATACCGTTTGTATCTCTACTCAAGTTGGATGTAAAGTTGGATGTAGTTTTTGTTTAACAGCAAAAGGTGGTTTTGTTAGAAATCTTTTAGTTGGAGAAATTGTAAATCAAATTGTTCAAATAAAAAGAGATAACAATATTGCAGAGAATAAAGCACTTAATATTGTTTTTATGGGAATGGGTGAACCACTTGATAACTATAAGAACTTTGTTCATTCGGTAAAGATATTTTCAGAACTTGATGGATTAGCAATATCAAGAAGAAGACAAACTGTTTCTACATCTGGAATTTCAACGAAAATTGAAAAACTAGGAAATGAAGATTTAGGAATTCAACTTGCTATCTCTTTACATGCTGTTGATGATCAACTAAGAAGTGAATTAATTCCAATGAATAAAGCGTATAATATTAAATCTATTATTGATGCTGTTAGAAAATTCCCTGTTGATGCAAGAAAAAAAGTTATGTTTGAATATCTTGTTATAAAAGATAAAAATGATGATATTAAAAGTGCACAAGAACTATTAAGACTTTTAGATGGGATTAAAGCAAAAGTAAATCTAATTTATTTTAATCCATATCCAGGAACTACATATCAAAGACCACAAAGGGAGGATATGATAAAATTCCAAGAATATTTAACTAATAGAGGTCTTCTATGTACTATTAGAGAATCAAAAGGCTTAGATATCTCTGCAGCATGTGGACAATTAAAAGAAAAGGAAGCTAATGGAAGCTCTTGA
- a CDS encoding pseudouridine synthase produces the protein MKKEKEEELEVTRLNKFISHNSNYSRREADKLIEEGRVSINGKPVTNLSTKVSINDEVRIGKKLIKEDKNRMYTVIMYNKPKGELVTKNDPQGRKTVFDSLGKQYKHFLPIGRLDYASEGLILLTDSVDVANKLMHSKLERIYKIKVDGEIHPKVEEAMLHGIELEDATSGAHEKSKIKSMNFEPFVAYKILTNNKSFSKLKVAIAEGKNRELRRFFGHFGLNVMDLKRFEFGGMTLNNLPTGKSRYLTKDEYKDLRSFLNSKDD, from the coding sequence ATGAAAAAAGAAAAAGAAGAAGAGTTAGAAGTAACAAGATTAAATAAGTTTATCTCTCATAACAGTAATTACTCAAGAAGAGAAGCTGATAAGTTAATAGAAGAGGGAAGAGTATCTATAAATGGTAAACCTGTTACAAACTTATCTACAAAAGTTTCTATTAATGATGAAGTAAGAATAGGAAAGAAACTTATTAAAGAAGATAAAAATAGAATGTATACAGTAATAATGTATAATAAACCAAAAGGGGAGCTAGTTACTAAAAATGACCCTCAAGGAAGAAAAACTGTTTTTGATTCTTTAGGTAAACAATATAAACACTTTCTTCCAATTGGAAGACTTGATTATGCAAGTGAAGGTTTAATTCTTCTTACAGACTCTGTAGATGTTGCAAATAAATTAATGCACTCAAAACTAGAAAGAATCTATAAAATCAAAGTAGATGGAGAGATTCATCCAAAAGTTGAAGAGGCTATGCTTCATGGTATTGAACTTGAAGATGCAACTTCAGGAGCTCATGAAAAATCAAAGATTAAATCAATGAATTTTGAACCTTTTGTTGCCTATAAGATTCTTACAAATAATAAGAGTTTCTCTAAACTAAAAGTAGCAATTGCTGAGGGTAAAAATAGAGAACTTAGAAGATTTTTTGGACACTTTGGTCTAAATGTAATGGATTTAAAAAGATTTGAATTTGGTGGAATGACACTAAACAATCTTCCTACAGGAAAAAGTAGATACTTAACTAAGGATGAATATAAAGATTTAAGATCTTTTTTAAATAGTAAAGATGACTGA
- the rsmA gene encoding 16S rRNA (adenine(1518)-N(6)/adenine(1519)-N(6))-dimethyltransferase RsmA codes for MVKAKKKFGQNFLKDSSVLNKIIQSMPINSNHIVEIGPGLGDLTEKLVKYKDTRAYEVDTDLIGILKTKFAIDIHEKRFELIHTDVLRAWDEKGTLYDGSYDLIANLPYYIATNIILRALEDDNCENIIVMIQKEVALKFSASEGEKEFSGLGVITKLSSKEARILFDVPPESFDPAPKVMSSILYIKKDLDVKLDKSFLKFLKVCFSQPRKKLSKNLSTVYDKELLSDVYKDLDLIETLRPHELSASLYSQMYTKVKNGKERS; via the coding sequence ATAGTTAAAGCAAAGAAAAAATTTGGACAAAACTTTTTAAAAGATAGTTCAGTATTAAATAAGATCATCCAATCGATGCCCATAAATAGTAATCATATAGTTGAAATTGGGCCTGGCTTAGGTGATTTGACAGAAAAATTAGTCAAGTACAAAGATACGCGAGCGTATGAAGTAGATACTGATTTAATCGGTATTTTAAAGACAAAATTTGCAATAGATATCCATGAAAAGCGTTTTGAACTGATCCACACTGACGTTTTAAGAGCTTGGGATGAAAAAGGTACTCTGTATGATGGAAGCTATGATTTAATAGCTAATTTACCTTACTATATTGCAACAAATATTATTTTAAGGGCCCTTGAAGACGATAATTGTGAGAATATTATTGTAATGATTCAGAAAGAAGTTGCATTAAAATTCTCCGCATCAGAAGGTGAAAAAGAGTTTTCAGGTTTAGGAGTTATTACAAAACTATCTTCAAAGGAAGCTAGAATTTTGTTTGATGTACCTCCAGAATCTTTTGACCCAGCACCAAAGGTTATGTCTTCAATTCTTTATATCAAAAAAGATTTAGATGTAAAGCTAGATAAAAGTTTTTTAAAGTTTTTGAAGGTTTGTTTTTCACAGCCTAGAAAAAAACTTTCTAAAAATCTTTCTACGGTTTACGATAAAGAACTTTTATCTGATGTTTACAAGGACCTTGATTTAATAGAAACTTTAAGACCTCATGAGCTTAGCGCATCTTTGTATAGCCAAATGTATACAAAGGTGAAGAATGGAAAAGAACGAAGTTAA